One genomic window of Solanum dulcamara chromosome 12, daSolDulc1.2, whole genome shotgun sequence includes the following:
- the LOC129877589 gene encoding uncharacterized protein LOC129877589 produces the protein MPNQKQGSEQLQTLMQSGQISGSFSFNGTLTKEDEEMSRSALSTFKAKEDEIEKRKMEVRERVQAQLGRVEEETRRLAIIREELEALADPMKKDVQTVRKRIDAVNKELKPLGQTCQKKEKEYKEALEAFNEKHKEKVQLITRLMELVGESEKLRLKKLEELSKSIETIQ, from the exons ATGCCTAATCAAAAACAAGGAAGTGAACAGCTACAAACACTGATGCAATCTGGGCAAATTTCTGGGTCTTTTAGTTTTAATGGAACCTTAActaaagaagatgaagagatgTCCAGGTCTGCTCTTTCTACTTTCAAAGCTAAGGAAGATGAAATTGAGAAAAGGAAAATGGAAGTCAGAGAGAGAGTTCAAGCTCAACTGGGTCGGGTCGAAGAAGAAACCCGACGTTTAGCTATTATTCGTGAG GAACTAGAAGCATTAGCTGATCcaatgaagaaagatgttcaaACAGTTAGGAAGAGGATCGATGCTGTCAACAAAGAGTTAAAACCCCTGGGACAGACCTGCCAGAAGAag gaaaaagagtacaaagAAGCTCTTGAGGCCTTCAATGAAAAACACAAGGAAAAAGTCCAGCTAATAACAAGATTGATGGAG CTGGTGGGTGAAAGCGAGAAACTGCGGTTGAAGAAGTTGGAGGAGCTGAGCAAGAGCATTGAAACAATACAGTGA